The DNA region GCATTGGCCGACCTCGAAGCTGCGCGCCTCGCAGAAATTGTCCTGCCAGGGATACTCGTCGACGGTCGCGCCAGCCTTGCGCCTGGCGAAGGATTGCGAGTGCGCGAAGGCCGGCGCTTTGTCGAGCGGAAAGCGGATCTGCGAATAGACGGTGAAGTCGGCATGGCCGCCCTGCTGCCTGCGGCCGCTGCTTCCCGCGACGATGTCGCCGCTCGGGCGGTAGGTGAAGTCAGCCGATTGCGCGATCGGCCGCTCTGCAATGTCGGAGGCGATGTCGCTGCGCGGCCGCGACGGTTGCCCGCCGGCGATGCGCAACGCCTTCAGGAAGCGTTCGGCCACCGGATAGGCCTCGCGGCAGGCCAGCCGCTTCGGCCGTGGCGCGCTGTCGAGGCACTGGATCGAGACGACATAGGGAATCCCGAAGCGGGTGAAGGCGTAGCGCACATAGCCTTCGCGGATGAAGCGGCGCAGGTCCGGAAACTGCGCGGCCAGCGTCTTGACCGGTTCGCCCTTGCCGCCGAGCCGGTCGGCGAGGTCGTAGACCAGGATCGAGCCCGAGATCTGCACTTCGACCGGCTTTGCAAAGGTCCGCGGCGGCATACCGTCGCCGGCGCCCGGGTCGAGCGAGAACACCGCGTCATAGCCGGACGCGCCGGCATGGAACACATCGGCCGCGCGGAAGTCGGCCTGGTAGCGTGCGACCGGCAGGCTGTCCGGTGCGCCGTTCTGTCGTGCGTCGAGATAGCTAGCGGGGTCGAAAGGCAGCAGCACCGGGATCGGGCTGCGCGCAATACCGGGGAAGAGCGGCGATGTCACCGCGTTCAGCTGCACCAGCGCGGGCGTCGCGCGTGGATCGGTAGCGGGAACGCGGCGCTGTCCGGCGAATGTGAAGCTGGAGGCGATAGCCGGGCGGGTCGTGATCTCTTGCCGGAGCTGGTCGAGCACCGAGCGCCATTCGACCCGCATGGCCGAGATCGAAGGCGTCCGGAATTCGTCGGCATGAGCGCCGGGAGGAGGCAAGAGCAGGGCTGCCAGCCAGCAACTGACGAAGCTGACGACCTTCCTGTTCACTGTACTCCCCGGTTCATGTCTGATCGCGAGAGATTAGAGCAAGTTCCAGAAAAGTGTGTAGCAGTTTTCCGGAAAGTTTGAGGTTAAACAACAGCCTGATGTGCGATGAAGGTTCATTACGACTGTCACCGCACTTCGCCGCTCAATCCTTGCTCAATCCTTGCTCAGTCCTTGGCGCGTTCGACGTAGGAGCCGTCCTCGGTCATCACGACGATGCGCGTGCCGGTGGAAACGTGCGGCGGCACGCCGGTGCGGATGCCGTTGGACAGCATCGCCGGCTTGTACGACGACGAGGCGGTCTGGCCCTTGGTGACGGGCTCGGTCTCCACCACTTCCAGCGTCACGCGCTGGGGCAGCTGGATCGCGACCGGATTGCCGTCGTGCATCGACAGCTTCACGGTCATGTTCTCCTGCAAATACGGCGCGGACGAACCGAC from Bradyrhizobium sp. B124 includes:
- a CDS encoding M23 family peptidase, which produces MNRKVVSFVSCWLAALLLPPPGAHADEFRTPSISAMRVEWRSVLDQLRQEITTRPAIASSFTFAGQRRVPATDPRATPALVQLNAVTSPLFPGIARSPIPVLLPFDPASYLDARQNGAPDSLPVARYQADFRAADVFHAGASGYDAVFSLDPGAGDGMPPRTFAKPVEVQISGSILVYDLADRLGGKGEPVKTLAAQFPDLRRFIREGYVRYAFTRFGIPYVVSIQCLDSAPRPKRLACREAYPVAERFLKALRIAGGQPSRPRSDIASDIAERPIAQSADFTYRPSGDIVAGSSGRRQQGGHADFTVYSQIRFPLDKAPAFAHSQSFARRKAGATVDEYPWQDNFCEARSFEVGQCASGYGHQGQDIRPGACPADSKDRCDPRQQAVVAVRDSIVIRSAQQQAATLQVNTSTEHVRFRYMHMNPSVMDADGLLNGRRLSEGEKIGVVSNYLDHPNGTSRHLHFDVQVFTRDGWLWVNPYTTLVSAYERLIRGRGREIGPEPGPAAAVAHALPDDVLHRIDTQEGGGN